In Centropristis striata isolate RG_2023a ecotype Rhode Island chromosome 8, C.striata_1.0, whole genome shotgun sequence, the genomic window GGCAGTTTTACCCAAATCAAGAGGCTTAAAGGTAATGATGGGTGCTTGAGTTATTGGGCCTGTACACTGTGATAAGGGGCTCAAAGAAGACATGTTCTCTTCATGATCTGGACCTAACGTAGTTATGTGGTTGTTTGTCGGAGCGCTAAACATGTTCTTGTTAGCTTGTGTGTTATGCTCTATGGATAAATCGAAATCGGGGTCCTTGTGTGTTGAGGAATGGCAAAGCTGGTGGCTGAACAGCAGATCTAGTGTCTTAAAGCTGCACTGGCACTGCTCACACTGATAAGGCAGAAGCACTTTCTTGGGCCTGACCTGAATCCACTGGACCTCCGGGTGCTCgctcatgtgttttttgtacggCTCCACAAAGCGGAAATTCTGCCCGCACTGAGGGCAAGTGAAGCGCCCGCGCCTGTGTCGATGGATCCTCTGGTGATGCCAGAGCTTCCTCCAGTTCGCTAGAGTCTTGCCGCAACAGGCACAGGTGTAGCTCTGATCTGGGGCGTGGGTCAGCATGTGGGCTCGGAGTCGGCCCATGTGCCTGAACAGCCGGCCACATCCTGGACAGAAATACTTCCTGGGGTCTGAGCGGGTGTCCAGTTTGTTTAACTTCGACACAAAGGGCGGGAGCTGGTGAGCCAGTAGAGCTGTCGACTGGAACGGTTTCTTTAAGTTAGCCATGCGTTTTTTGCGGCTTGTCTGTGGTGGCGTTCTTAGTGTTTCACTATGAACTCCTGTGAGAAGAGAAGCTGAATTGTTCCCCGATGAACACCTAAGTGCAGGCACTGTGTACTGTATTAACGACACTGTTTCTTCGTTTTCTATGGCCGAGCTGGAGGcgtttctctctcctctgcacTGACTCCGATGGGCGTTATATTCAGACAGCACGCCGAACAGCTTGTCACAATACAGGCAGCGGTAAAGCTTTGCCCCGGTGTGGGTTCTCATGTGGCTGTTGAACTCCTGCAGGTGTTCAAAAATATTCTTGCAGATGTGGCACGTATATGTCAGTGAAGGCCTCACACGTCTGTTGGGCTGCAAATTGTCGCCGCTCTCCGAAGGTCTGCAGGTGTGATTTTTAGCATTGCTGTAATGAGTGAATGACTTTTCACAGCGTGTGCAGTTGTAACGCTTCACAGACCAGTGTGTCAGCTCGTGAACACGCAGGAAATAGGCCTGACCGAAAGCTTTGCCACATATGTCACATTTGTAAGGCTTTTCTCCAGTGTGGACACGCACGTGTCTGATGAGGGCGGACTGGAAGGGGAATGTTTTTCCACAGTACTGGCagacttttctttctctcttctctggAGGAAGTTGTCGAGGAAGGCCCGGACTCTTTTCCTGCTCGTTCAGTCTGCTGCTAGTTTCAGACGTGTTGTTGTCAGAGTCTTGGTCCATCTCGTGTGCGTGCATCTTCATATGAGAGGCGTACTCCGAGCAAGAGAATTTAATCTTGCAAAACGGAcatttttgatatatgttgcTCTTTTTGTGCGTCTTGAGATGAAGATTTAAATTGGAATTTTTGCTAAAGCCTCTGCCACATTCAGGACACTTGAACGGGCGTTCTCCTGTGTGGATGCGTTGATGGATGATGAACTGAGAGAGAAATTTAAACGTCTGACTGCAGTAACCACACTTCAACAGAGTTTTTCCCGCTTTTTTGCTGTAGGTGACATTTAACTCGTCGTCTCTGTCCTCGTCGTCACAGTCCGGCTGTTGTTGAGTGTCACTGCTGACTTTATGCGTCTCTCTCTGGATCAAAACATTCCctatcctcctccttctcttgcCGCCTCTCTTGCGCCTGAAAGTGCTTCGCTGACTGTTACGACCATAAGTGTTGTCTGCACTGCATTGTAAAGATTTAAGACTATTTGACTCTGACAAAGGATTGAAATCATCCAGCTCCATCTCAATGTTCTCAGCTTTCACGGCGAGGGGGCCCCCAACAGGTTTAGGCGGTTCTTCAGAGGAAGTTACAATATCTGTGCTAAAGTTTGCATTCTCCGGGGATTCAAGAGGGCTTTTGGATTGTGACTCCTTGCTGCCTTTCATGTCAGCAGTGACTAAACCGTCTGAAGGAATAATTTCACAATCAGCTGCTGGCTGGGAAACCAGTTTTCTTTGTGCTAATGCACTTTCCTGCTGCTCTGGTCCTCCTGCAGACTGCAGGGAGAGCTGACAGCTCGTTCCATCTGTCTCTTGTTTGTCAGTTTTTAGTTCCACCTGCTTATctgtctctgctctctgctcgTTGCTCAACAGTGTGGAGGCCTCCTGGGAAACATCCAGTCTGGACACTTTAGCTGGAACTTGCTGATGAGCCTGTTtagctcttcttcttttaacaCCTTGAAAGTTCAATTTACTTTCTGCAGGTGTCACTTCAGTCTGCTTTGGGTCTTCTTTGCTTTCAGTTTCCAGCTTCCCATCCTGAGTCACAGTCTGTTGTTCCCCTCTGCTCCTCAGCCTCCGTGCAGGAGTGCTAGCattattagcattagcattagcagcacTGGCAGAAGCAGCTTCAGCAGCCAAAGCTCTGTAAGCTGCCATTTCTGTTTTCCTTggtcttcctcttttttttattggcaCCACAAGGGCCTCGTCTTTTACTTGACCATCAGAAACAGGAAGTGGCGAATTAGTGATTAAGGGAGCGTCTACGGCGTGAGGCACATCATCGTTGTTGTGGTTCTCTAAGCATGTTGGCAGAGGTATCGTGGTGCTGATCTCCTTATGTTGAACTGCATCAAAACCAGAAGGATTTGCTTTTCGGTGTTCCGTCAACAGCCGGGTGAATTTACGTCGGCGCCGGCGCTTCTTGCGGCGCTCCACAGGCTGGCCATGACTGTCTGTTGTAGAGCTGCACACACTTGCAGATGGCATTGTGGACATTTCTTCTATCCCTACCTGTGATGATACGAGCTCACTGTGTTGGCCGTTCTTTCCGCCAACTGTTTCAGCGTTAGCGAGGCCGTCAAACTGCATGTGCTCTGATGAGGGAGGTTCAAGTTCTGACGCTTTAATTTCCTCTCCCCACCTGGACTCCACGTCTTCCTCACTGCATCTCTTGTCTTCAGATAtctttgggagaaaaaaaaatgcatttgtcaCAAATGTAGGATTGGGATTATTGCCCAAGTTTTCTAACACAGTAATCCAAATGCAATAGCTTGTTCTACGGTGGTAAGGTCTACATGTATGCAGATAAATCCTAACACAGTCAGGTGTAcagtagagcagctattctcaacatTGGGGTCCCGactccaattggggtcgcgagatgatttctgggggtcgtcaaatcattttggaagtcagctctgtctccactgttttaaagtgttaatgtgttttagtctttatagtcatttaatgtcttttttggtaattttgtgtctttttttggtcattttgtgtctttttttggtcattttgtgtcgtttttatcattttgtggttaatttgtgtcttttttggtccttttgtttccttttttggtcattttgtgtcttttttcggtcatcttgtttcttttttgggtcattttgtgtcttttttggtcaatttgtgtctttttgtggtcattttttcttttttgtggtcaatttgattccttttgtgcttcattttatgtaatattttggtcattttttgtcttttttcgatcattttgcgtcattttgtggtcaatttgattcttttttgggtaattttgtgtcttttctgacaaatcccaaagtatcaagttgttactttccaaggagtctctggcttgaagctgactgttacacactcaggaggtcagaatggacctttaaactgatagcaaaggacttagattaaaagtaacaataaaatatgaaaaaatatataaatgcacagacagagagatgttttagttgttgtctgcttcattatttgtccaaaatttgtcgtatcaactgagtttgtctgatctgaactgtgagactgtgttcagtgagcgggggtctcagacaacatgcatgttaaattgggggtcgcaactcaaaaaggttgagaaaagCTGCAGTAGAGGACCACATGCTTATGAATGCATGCAGAATTAAAAAATTCAATATCTTaagaaatagatagatagatctctCAAAATAGAATCAACACActaggaaaaaaaggaaatacaaCGACAGTCCTTAAACAAgtctttttatgctttttaattCTAACACTGACACAATGTgctttatactgtatatatttatactgtatatgagATATATCTTTGTCTCTCTTACCTGTTTGTAGTCTGAAGTGGCATGATTGAAATTTCGAGTTTGCGACGCCACAGAAGTTGACTCTGAGACTGTGTTCTGGTCACTGTTTCCTCTGCTGAAAGACATTTTACTCCCCATCTCAAGAGTCTGTGGATTAAACAGTCACATGCAGGTTATAATTCATACAAACAGTAACATATATTCCTAAAGCAATCACATCACAATACCTGTAACCAACGGCATGCTATTTCCATGTGTTCTGAAGTCTGGTTTATGATTATTTAAACCTAATAAAGGCCAAACAATCATTCAGACAAGTTAGGCTGCTATATAGTCTTCTATTAAAGGCAAAATCCTACTGCTTTCCTCCAAATACTTTTTAAGTTATGTTGTTTTAAGTTTGGAGGCCTGAGCTAAATTGAAACATTTTAGCAAGTATTTTAAAGAaggggaaaaaggaaaaatgtaaaaaaatgtatttaatttgagGATGCactgtctctttaaggcatCAGAAATAAAAAGATCCAATAATACAATGAACAGCAGCAGAAGTATATCTAAgtaaaacagcaaaacacacctcatttcacattaaaatacaGCTTCTGTTGCTCAAGTATTACTAATAGAAGACatattaacaataacaatactTGTTTTCATCTCAGTTCATACCACACATACTTTAAAGATTAACCTGGGGCTCATAGCAACACTCAAAGTATGTTGTTGAAGTTTGCACAGCTCTACATGAATTATGTAAACAGCCCCAACTGATTTCTTAtcgtgtttttaaaaaatatatattttttaacacatatGACCGAACAGCATCCAGCTACCAGttatcattaaccctctggagtccatctatttattgaaaatacacattttatttacagtaataactttatttatatatgatatgtagacagttgaaagtgcaatcataggagctctcacagtgtgccatttatgtttctagaccatttttaaaatgtgaattttctttctataatgaaaactattactatttttaatttacatgcaaatatactgtttggtagttttaatatgtattattatttctgctgttttagtgtgtataaatgttttaaaaaaaagaaagaaaaaaaagaaggttgttttccatagacacctgtgtcttttgtttgtattttgggttcctggcagctttatactttgttaattagaataaaatgaaaaatctgactgatagccaagtttgtgtgaattttctttctataatGAAAAcgattactatttttaatttacatgcaaatatactgtttggtagttttaatatttattattatttctgctctcTTTCTACACTCTTttagtgtgtataaatggttaaaaaaaaagaagaaaaaaaggaaaaaaaaggttgttttccatagacacctgtgtcttttgtttgtattttgggttcctggcagctttatactttgttaattagaataaaatgaaaaatctgactgatagccaagtttgtgtgaattttctttctataatGAAAAcgattactatttttaatttacatgcaaatatactgttttgaagctttaatatttattatttctgctcTCTTTCTACACTCTTttagtgtgtataaatggtaaaaaaaaaaaaaaaaagaagaaaaaagaagaaggttgttttccatagaaacctgtgtcttttgtttgtattttgggttcctggcaggtttttactttgtttactgttttgtagttttaatatttattatttctgctcTCTTTCTACACTCTTttagtgtgtataaatggtaaaaaaaaaaaaaaaaaaaggttgttttccATAGACACacgtgtcttttgtttgtattttgggttcctggcagctttatactttgttaattaaaagaaaatgaaaaatctgactgatagccaagtttgtgtggagaaaaaagagccatgcatgtgatgtaaggacagactgaaagatgctgaacagagacagaaattaatgcaaaggaaatttcaa contains:
- the si:dkeyp-84f3.9 gene encoding zinc finger protein 184; this translates as MGSKMSFSRGNSDQNTVSESTSVASQTRNFNHATSDYKQISEDKRCSEEDVESRWGEEIKASELEPPSSEHMQFDGLANAETVGGKNGQHSELVSSQVGIEEMSTMPSASVCSSTTDSHGQPVERRKKRRRRRKFTRLLTEHRKANPSGFDAVQHKEISTTIPLPTCLENHNNDDVPHAVDAPLITNSPLPVSDGQVKDEALVVPIKKRGRPRKTEMAAYRALAAEAASASAANANANNASTPARRLRSRGEQQTVTQDGKLETESKEDPKQTEVTPAESKLNFQGVKRRRAKQAHQQVPAKVSRLDVSQEASTLLSNEQRAETDKQVELKTDKQETDGTSCQLSLQSAGGPEQQESALAQRKLVSQPAADCEIIPSDGLVTADMKGSKESQSKSPLESPENANFSTDIVTSSEEPPKPVGGPLAVKAENIEMELDDFNPLSESNSLKSLQCSADNTYGRNSQRSTFRRKRGGKRRRRIGNVLIQRETHKVSSDTQQQPDCDDEDRDDELNVTYSKKAGKTLLKCGYCSQTFKFLSQFIIHQRIHTGERPFKCPECGRGFSKNSNLNLHLKTHKKSNIYQKCPFCKIKFSCSEYASHMKMHAHEMDQDSDNNTSETSSRLNEQEKSPGLPRQLPPEKRERKVCQYCGKTFPFQSALIRHVRVHTGEKPYKCDICGKAFGQAYFLRVHELTHWSVKRYNCTRCEKSFTHYSNAKNHTCRPSESGDNLQPNRRVRPSLTYTCHICKNIFEHLQEFNSHMRTHTGAKLYRCLYCDKLFGVLSEYNAHRSQCRGERNASSSAIENEETVSLIQYTVPALRCSSGNNSASLLTGVHSETLRTPPQTSRKKRMANLKKPFQSTALLAHQLPPFVSKLNKLDTRSDPRKYFCPGCGRLFRHMGRLRAHMLTHAPDQSYTCACCGKTLANWRKLWHHQRIHRHRRGRFTCPQCGQNFRFVEPYKKHMSEHPEVQWIQVRPKKVLLPYQCEQCQCSFKTLDLLFSHQLCHSSTHKDPDFDLSIEHNTQANKNMFSAPTNNHITTLGPDHEENMSSLSPLSQCTGPITQAPIITFKPLDLGKTAQQPSSTHSIIYDGRDENALKKSFTSLRTVNKHASISNEGPADGVQCAVCGDSYPAISDLYQHYLEHARGQV